A genomic window from Blastococcus saxobsidens DD2 includes:
- a CDS encoding helix-turn-helix domain-containing protein has translation MQTPGEFVREQVTTVRETVDRVAGSVAESVAETPRVSSVSSSVGDFIREQRSAARVSLRELARTAGVSNPYLSQVERGLRKPSAEILASIARGLKISAETLYEQAGILDRRTGNPDTVAAIRNDDALSERHKAVLLELYETYVREHRAASPAAS, from the coding sequence GTGCAGACCCCAGGTGAGTTCGTCCGCGAGCAGGTGACCACGGTCCGGGAAACGGTGGACCGGGTCGCCGGCAGCGTGGCGGAGTCGGTCGCCGAGACGCCCCGCGTCTCGTCGGTCAGCTCGTCGGTGGGCGACTTCATCCGCGAGCAGCGCAGCGCCGCGCGTGTCTCGCTGCGCGAGCTGGCCCGCACGGCCGGTGTCAGCAACCCCTACCTGTCCCAGGTGGAGCGGGGTCTCCGGAAGCCGTCGGCGGAGATCCTGGCGTCGATCGCCCGGGGCCTGAAGATCTCCGCCGAGACGCTCTACGAGCAGGCGGGGATCCTCGACCGGCGTACCGGGAACCCGGACACCGTGGCGGCGATCCGCAACGACGACGCACTGTCCGAGCGGCACAAGGCCGTCCTGCTCGAGCTCTACGAGACCTACGTCCGTGAGCACCGGGCCGCTTCCCCGGCTGCCAGCTGA
- a CDS encoding asparaginase: MEVWRSGFLESVHRGALVVLGPDAAVRFAVGDVGRSVLPRSANKPVQATALLAAGWAPRSGAELAIGAGSHSGEDGHRDLVAGMLAAVGLGPEDLGCPPALPQHEATRAAWLTDGRAAERLAMNCSGKHAAMLSACVAAGWPTSGYLRREHPLQQAVEARLAEAAGEPVGAVVVDGCGAPQHALSLTGLARGVLSLVEAPDRSRERAVADAMRAHPWFVAGTGREDTDLMGAVSGLLVKGGADGVHVAALPGAGAVALKLDDGGDRGRTPALSAGLRRLAVPAEVLAPWARPGVPGGDGVVGEVRGAAALNP, translated from the coding sequence GTGGAGGTCTGGCGCTCGGGGTTCCTGGAGTCGGTGCACCGGGGCGCGCTCGTGGTGCTCGGCCCCGACGCCGCGGTCCGGTTCGCCGTGGGCGACGTCGGCCGGTCGGTGCTGCCGCGATCGGCGAACAAGCCGGTGCAGGCCACCGCCTTGCTGGCGGCGGGCTGGGCGCCGCGGTCGGGTGCGGAGCTGGCCATCGGGGCCGGCTCGCACAGCGGTGAGGACGGCCACCGCGACCTGGTCGCGGGGATGCTCGCCGCCGTCGGCCTCGGCCCGGAGGACCTGGGCTGCCCGCCGGCGCTCCCCCAGCACGAGGCCACCCGGGCCGCCTGGCTCACGGACGGCCGGGCGGCCGAGCGACTGGCGATGAACTGCTCGGGCAAGCACGCCGCGATGCTCTCCGCCTGCGTGGCGGCGGGCTGGCCGACGTCGGGATACCTGCGGCGCGAGCACCCGCTCCAGCAGGCGGTCGAGGCGCGGCTGGCCGAGGCGGCGGGGGAGCCGGTGGGTGCCGTCGTCGTCGACGGGTGCGGCGCGCCCCAGCACGCGCTGTCGCTGACCGGGCTGGCGCGCGGGGTCCTGTCCCTGGTGGAGGCGCCCGACCGGTCCCGCGAGCGTGCCGTCGCCGATGCGATGCGCGCCCATCCCTGGTTCGTCGCCGGCACCGGTCGCGAGGACACCGACCTCATGGGTGCGGTTTCCGGGTTGCTGGTGAAGGGCGGGGCGGACGGCGTGCACGTGGCGGCGCTGCCCGGCGCCGGTGCGGTGGCGCTGAAGCTCGACGACGGCGGTGACCGCGGCCGGACCCCGGCGCTGAGTGCCGGGCTGCGCCGGCTGGCGGTGCCGGCCGAGGTGCTTGCTCCGTGGGCGCGCCCCGGGGTGCCCGGTGGCGACGGCGTCGTCGGTGAAGTCCGGGGAGCTGCAGCGCTCAACCCCTGA
- a CDS encoding YgfZ/GcvT domain-containing protein, producing MTTPSPLLSRPGAVPVEVAPDVARAVAAHYGDPLREQRALAEGAGLVDRSDRDVLSVPGADRLSWLHSITSQHFEQLGDSSGSEALVLSPNGHVEHHLVVTDLGGTTWADVEPGTGAALHAFLERMRFMLRVEPRLATDAWAVLTLAGPQAPGVLATAGLPVPGAPYAVAATGGGWVRRMPPIGDGGAAAFDLLVPRAGIGATADRLLAAGAGLSGISAYEALRVEARRPRFGVDSDHRTIPNELEWLSTAVHLEKGCYRGQETVARVHNLGRPPRRLVLLHLDGVSEDLPAPGEPVLSGTRTVGRVGSVVRHHELGVVALALVKQSVAPDAALTVGGSTAAIDPDDAPAALDDTQAAVRDRVRAVRSATIG from the coding sequence ATGACCACGCCCTCACCCCTCCTCTCCCGTCCGGGGGCGGTGCCCGTCGAGGTGGCGCCGGACGTCGCACGCGCCGTCGCCGCGCACTACGGCGATCCGCTGCGCGAGCAGCGTGCGCTCGCCGAGGGCGCCGGCCTGGTCGACCGCAGCGACCGCGACGTCCTCTCGGTGCCCGGTGCCGACCGGCTGTCCTGGCTGCACAGCATCACCAGCCAGCACTTCGAGCAGCTGGGCGACAGCTCGGGCAGCGAGGCCTTGGTGCTCAGCCCGAACGGCCACGTCGAGCACCACCTGGTCGTGACCGACCTGGGCGGTACCACGTGGGCCGACGTCGAGCCGGGTACCGGTGCGGCGCTGCACGCCTTCCTCGAGCGGATGCGTTTCATGCTCCGGGTGGAGCCCCGGCTGGCGACCGACGCCTGGGCGGTGCTGACCCTCGCCGGCCCGCAGGCTCCCGGGGTGCTCGCGACGGCGGGCCTGCCCGTGCCCGGAGCCCCCTACGCCGTCGCGGCTACCGGCGGCGGCTGGGTGCGCCGGATGCCGCCGATCGGGGACGGCGGTGCGGCTGCGTTCGATCTCCTCGTGCCGCGCGCCGGGATCGGGGCCACCGCCGACCGCCTGCTGGCAGCGGGCGCGGGCCTGAGTGGCATCTCGGCGTACGAGGCGCTGCGCGTGGAGGCCCGGCGTCCGCGGTTCGGCGTGGACAGCGACCACCGCACCATCCCGAACGAGCTGGAGTGGCTCAGCACCGCCGTGCACCTGGAGAAGGGCTGCTACCGCGGCCAGGAGACCGTGGCCCGGGTGCACAACCTCGGCCGTCCGCCGCGCCGGCTGGTGCTGCTGCACCTCGACGGTGTCAGCGAGGACCTGCCCGCCCCCGGGGAGCCGGTCCTGTCCGGGACCCGCACGGTCGGCCGGGTGGGCAGCGTCGTCCGGCACCACGAGCTGGGCGTGGTCGCGCTGGCGCTGGTCAAGCAGTCGGTGGCGCCGGACGCGGCGCTGACCGTGGGGGGCTCGACGGCCGCGATCGACCCCGACGACGCCCCCGCCGCGCTGGACGACACCCAGGCCGCGGTGCGCGACCGGGTCCGGGCGGTCCGGTCTGCGACGATCGGGTGA
- a CDS encoding Fur family transcriptional regulator, with translation MGTDDVAAPLAEQLRARGLRLTPQRARVLAAVAALAHATPEAIGARLREEAGPGGSAPDTSTVYRTLELLERLGLVWHTHLGRGAPVYHAAERPHLHVVCASCGQIASAAPDLLDQAAERLARDLGFTVDIGHVALSGTCRACRERAGTESS, from the coding sequence ATGGGCACCGATGACGTCGCGGCGCCGCTCGCCGAGCAGTTGCGGGCCCGCGGTCTCCGGCTGACGCCGCAGCGGGCGCGGGTGCTGGCCGCGGTCGCCGCGCTGGCGCACGCGACGCCGGAGGCGATCGGTGCGCGGCTGCGCGAGGAGGCCGGTCCCGGCGGCAGCGCGCCCGACACCTCGACGGTCTACCGCACGCTGGAGCTGCTGGAACGGCTCGGGCTGGTCTGGCACACCCACCTGGGCCGCGGCGCGCCGGTCTACCACGCCGCCGAGCGGCCCCACCTGCATGTCGTCTGCGCATCCTGCGGGCAGATCGCGTCCGCGGCGCCGGACCTCCTCGACCAGGCGGCGGAACGTCTGGCCAGGGATCTGGGTTTCACCGTGGACATCGGTCACGTCGCCCTCTCCGGCACGTGCCGCGCCTGCCGAGAACGCGCCGGAACGGAGTCCTCATGA
- a CDS encoding aminotransferase class IV translates to MNEQRSVAVWRDGAAVTVPAHQPVVTAFDLGLGRGDGIFESVAVVAGRTPHLAAHLTRLTRSAALLGLPAPGDQAWMEMVAAVLADWPAALEGVCRLFLTRGLGDGTPPTALALLAPVPADTLRQRAEGISVATLGLGVPADFRAGAPWLLGGAKTLSYAVNMAAQRHAHDLGADDVVFTSLEGRLLEGPTSTVVWAAGGTLHTPPVETGILPGTTQARLFTAAAADGWPTSVTPGTVDDLHAADAVWLLSGVRGAAVVHTVDGVRRGDGDLSRRVRELLAR, encoded by the coding sequence GTGAACGAGCAGCGCAGCGTGGCCGTCTGGCGGGACGGGGCCGCCGTGACCGTCCCTGCCCACCAGCCGGTGGTGACCGCCTTCGACCTCGGTCTGGGCCGCGGCGACGGCATCTTCGAGTCCGTCGCCGTCGTCGCCGGCCGCACACCGCACCTGGCGGCCCACCTGACCCGGCTCACCCGCTCGGCGGCCCTGCTCGGGCTGCCCGCTCCCGGCGACCAGGCCTGGATGGAGATGGTGGCGGCGGTCCTCGCCGACTGGCCGGCCGCGCTCGAGGGGGTCTGCCGGCTCTTCCTCACCCGCGGGCTGGGGGACGGGACACCACCGACCGCGCTCGCGTTGCTCGCCCCCGTCCCCGCCGACACGCTCCGCCAGCGCGCCGAGGGGATCTCGGTGGCCACCCTGGGCCTCGGTGTGCCCGCCGACTTCCGGGCCGGCGCGCCCTGGCTGCTCGGGGGCGCGAAGACCCTCTCGTACGCGGTGAACATGGCCGCCCAGCGGCACGCGCACGACCTCGGCGCCGACGACGTCGTCTTCACCAGCCTGGAGGGTCGCCTGCTGGAGGGCCCGACCTCCACGGTGGTCTGGGCGGCCGGCGGCACCCTCCACACTCCCCCGGTCGAGACCGGGATCCTCCCCGGCACCACCCAGGCCCGGCTCTTCACCGCGGCGGCGGCCGACGGCTGGCCCACGTCGGTCACCCCCGGCACGGTCGACGACCTGCACGCCGCAGACGCCGTCTGGCTGCTCTCCGGGGTACGAGGTGCCGCCGTCGTGCACACCGTCGACGGCGTCCGCCGCGGGGACGGTGACCTGTCCCGACGGGTCCGCGAGCTGCTGGCCCGGTAG
- the nhaA gene encoding Na+/H+ antiporter NhaA, with the protein MTSPPSTRLFGRGSWAEAQRVASVLRKETVGGALLLIGAAIALVWANSPWGDSYEALRDARVGPSALHLDLTLGTWAADGLLAIFFFVAGLELKREFVAGDLREPRRAALPIAAAVGGMAVPALFFVLLNLGGAEGALRGWAIPSATDIAFALAVLAVISTHLPSALRTFLLTLAVVDDLLAIVVIAIFYTEQLSVPFLALSLLPLALFGFLVQKRIRSWWLLLPLAVLTWVFMHESGVHATVAGVLLAFTVPVLRSEAAGGPDAGPGLAEHFEHRIRPLSAGVAVPVFAFFSAGVAVGGLSGLGESLGDSIAIGIMVGLVAGKAIGITGATWLIQRFTRGQLDESLGWPDVLGLALLGGMGFTVSLLITELAYGAESEAYEHAKVGILAGTFLAAVLAAVILRLRNRRYKQTYAAETRDVDRDGIPDVWDTVDDRAEHDPDWDGALPPGRTLADTEVDDVDPDAAPPASYETVDDEAEHDPDWKGTRPPGRTLGPNGS; encoded by the coding sequence GTGACCTCTCCCCCCTCCACCCGCCTCTTCGGTCGCGGCTCCTGGGCCGAAGCGCAGCGGGTCGCCTCGGTGCTCCGCAAGGAGACCGTCGGCGGCGCCCTGCTGCTCATCGGCGCGGCGATCGCGCTGGTCTGGGCGAACTCGCCCTGGGGAGACTCCTACGAGGCCCTGCGCGACGCGCGTGTCGGGCCGTCCGCCCTGCACCTGGACCTGACGCTGGGCACGTGGGCCGCCGACGGCCTGCTGGCGATCTTCTTCTTCGTCGCCGGCCTGGAGCTCAAGCGCGAGTTCGTGGCCGGTGACCTGCGCGAGCCACGCCGCGCGGCGCTGCCGATCGCCGCGGCCGTCGGTGGGATGGCGGTACCCGCCCTGTTCTTCGTGCTGCTCAACCTGGGCGGGGCCGAAGGCGCGCTCCGGGGCTGGGCGATCCCGTCGGCCACCGACATCGCCTTCGCGCTCGCCGTCCTCGCGGTGATCAGCACCCACCTGCCCAGCGCGCTGCGCACGTTCCTGCTCACCCTCGCCGTCGTCGACGACCTCCTGGCCATCGTCGTCATCGCGATCTTCTACACCGAGCAGCTCTCGGTCCCGTTCCTCGCGCTGTCGCTGCTGCCGCTGGCGCTCTTCGGGTTCCTGGTGCAGAAGCGGATCCGGTCCTGGTGGCTGCTGCTCCCGCTGGCCGTGCTCACCTGGGTCTTCATGCACGAGTCGGGGGTGCACGCCACCGTCGCCGGGGTGCTGCTCGCCTTCACCGTGCCGGTCCTCCGCAGCGAGGCCGCCGGTGGACCGGACGCCGGACCGGGCCTGGCCGAGCACTTCGAGCACCGCATCCGGCCGCTGTCGGCGGGGGTCGCCGTCCCGGTGTTCGCCTTCTTCTCCGCGGGCGTGGCCGTCGGTGGGCTCTCCGGCCTGGGCGAGTCGCTCGGCGACAGCATCGCCATCGGGATCATGGTCGGCCTGGTGGCGGGCAAGGCGATCGGCATCACCGGCGCCACCTGGCTGATCCAGCGCTTCACCCGGGGTCAGCTCGACGAGAGCCTGGGCTGGCCCGACGTGCTGGGGCTCGCGCTGCTCGGCGGGATGGGGTTCACCGTCTCGCTGCTGATCACCGAACTCGCGTACGGCGCCGAGAGCGAGGCCTACGAGCACGCGAAGGTCGGCATCCTGGCGGGCACCTTCCTCGCCGCCGTGCTCGCCGCGGTCATCCTCCGGCTGCGGAACCGGCGCTACAAGCAGACGTACGCGGCGGAGACCCGCGACGTCGACCGGGACGGGATCCCGGATGTCTGGGACACCGTGGACGACCGGGCGGAGCACGACCCCGACTGGGACGGCGCCCTGCCCCCGGGACGGACCCTGGCCGACACCGAGGTCGACGACGTCGACCCCGACGCGGCTCCTCCGGCCTCCTACGAGACCGTCGACGACGAGGCCGAGCACGACCCGGACTGGAAGGGCACCCGCCCGCCGGGGCGCACGCTGGGCCCGAACGGCAGCTGA
- a CDS encoding DUF2993 domain-containing protein has translation MSERAGTDPRSPRRPSRRTVGIALGVLLGTVLLLWGSDLLARRAAEGVVAQALQERTGTVEEPSVKVRGLFFLPQVLRGRYDEVEIAMEGVVSGPLRIDAVDARLEDVYLSFHDLLLGDTDRLLVVDTEAEVFLSYEDLNRYLELTGRPLALEAADPGELRVIGAVEVLGATVEASADVALGADGGSLVVEPTRFGGVRGLSGVSELLLGQRFTFRVPLDPLPFAQEITGVEATDSGVVVDVTGDWVVIEP, from the coding sequence GTGAGCGAGCGAGCGGGCACGGACCCGCGGTCACCCCGGCGGCCGAGCCGTCGGACGGTCGGCATCGCGCTCGGCGTGCTCCTCGGCACGGTGCTCCTGCTGTGGGGCTCCGACCTCCTCGCGCGGCGCGCCGCGGAGGGCGTGGTCGCGCAGGCCCTGCAGGAGCGGACGGGCACCGTGGAGGAGCCTTCCGTAAAGGTGCGTGGCCTCTTCTTCCTCCCGCAGGTCCTCCGGGGTCGCTACGACGAGGTGGAGATCGCGATGGAGGGCGTGGTCTCCGGGCCGCTGCGGATCGACGCCGTCGACGCGCGGCTGGAGGACGTGTACCTGTCCTTCCACGACCTGCTGCTCGGGGACACCGACCGGCTGCTGGTGGTCGACACCGAGGCGGAGGTCTTCCTCTCCTACGAGGATCTGAACCGGTACCTGGAGCTCACCGGCCGGCCGCTCGCGCTCGAGGCGGCCGACCCGGGGGAACTGCGGGTGATCGGCGCCGTCGAGGTGCTCGGCGCCACCGTCGAGGCCTCCGCGGACGTCGCCCTGGGCGCGGACGGCGGCTCGCTGGTCGTGGAGCCGACCCGGTTCGGGGGCGTGCGCGGTCTGAGCGGGGTGAGCGAACTGCTGCTCGGTCAGCGGTTCACCTTCCGGGTGCCGCTCGACCCGCTGCCCTTCGCCCAGGAAATCACCGGCGTGGAGGCGACCGATTCCGGGGTGGTCGTCGACGTGACCGGCGACTGGGTGGTCATCGAGCCCTGA
- a CDS encoding MMPL family transporter — protein sequence MLRARSAARVPARALSAAGRGFRSAVVAGRWLVMAVWLAAAVAAVMLPTPSGGGGSNNFGGLLPPDSEAVRVQERSLEQFRVPVLSQTAVVVHDPGGLSALTRADIALWALQHTQATLRGEAPTADGRIVAAVPLPTATPETAVTYLYTTGGTSLADATALARQYAAHFENQPDVDAYVTGITPARVQQAEHLEARLHLFEVATLVLIAAVVGLTFRSVVAPLVVLAAAGIGYLVAVYVLALAAAALGFALPDQLQPLTAALLIGVVTDYCVLFFSGMRRQLDAGVPPHEAARRTVTTDGPIVAVAGITVAAGTAALLVADFELFRAFGPALSLTVVVGVVLSLTLVPALIAVLGPRLFFPSGVGGSGAIDRRAGRGARWIARATSSSRRGALVAVLLGLGILVPAALPVTDLRLDLSFSSGLPAGDPVRQGAEILDEAGVRGVVAPTEVLVEGPGVTEQRAALSAFQGLLSRQPGVAQVLGAEQNPLPEEYGIVFSADGDAARFVVILDSDPLGATGIADLRRLEDRIPQLLDEAGVAGATVGIAGQTAVASELALITQDELRRTMLAVLVVEFVILALYLRALLAPLLLIVTSALGVAAALGVTVLVFQGWLDDPGLTFYVPFTTAVLLLALGSDYNVFAVGSIWEEAGRRPLREAIAVAMPATARAISAAGIILATTFAMVAIIPLDSFRQVAFIMALGLLIDTFLIRPVLTPAVLTLLGRAAGWPSRRIRTAGVPMDAARQVALLDKRAAEAGRDPVAAAAGPSKVGT from the coding sequence GTGTTGAGGGCACGGTCCGCCGCGCGGGTACCGGCCAGAGCACTGTCCGCCGCCGGGCGCGGCTTCCGCTCGGCCGTCGTCGCCGGCCGGTGGCTGGTCATGGCGGTCTGGCTGGCCGCCGCCGTGGCGGCGGTGATGCTGCCGACCCCGTCGGGTGGCGGGGGCAGCAACAACTTCGGCGGCCTGCTCCCACCCGACAGCGAGGCCGTGCGGGTGCAGGAACGGTCCCTGGAGCAGTTCCGGGTTCCGGTGCTGTCCCAGACCGCGGTGGTCGTCCACGACCCCGGGGGGCTCAGCGCGCTGACCCGCGCCGACATCGCCCTGTGGGCGCTCCAGCACACCCAGGCGACGCTCCGCGGTGAGGCTCCGACCGCCGACGGCAGGATCGTGGCCGCCGTGCCGCTGCCCACCGCCACGCCCGAGACGGCGGTGACGTACCTGTACACGACCGGCGGCACGTCCCTGGCCGACGCCACCGCGCTGGCCCGCCAGTACGCGGCGCACTTCGAGAACCAGCCGGACGTGGACGCCTACGTCACCGGGATCACGCCGGCGCGGGTCCAGCAGGCCGAGCACCTCGAGGCTCGGCTGCACCTGTTCGAGGTGGCCACCCTGGTGCTGATCGCCGCCGTCGTCGGGCTGACCTTCCGGTCGGTCGTGGCGCCCCTGGTGGTGCTGGCCGCCGCCGGGATCGGCTACCTGGTCGCGGTGTACGTGCTGGCCCTGGCGGCCGCGGCGCTCGGGTTCGCGCTGCCCGATCAGCTGCAGCCGCTCACCGCAGCCCTGCTCATCGGTGTGGTCACCGACTACTGCGTGCTGTTCTTCTCCGGCATGCGCCGGCAACTGGACGCCGGCGTGCCCCCGCACGAGGCCGCCCGGCGCACGGTCACCACCGACGGCCCGATCGTCGCCGTCGCGGGCATCACCGTGGCGGCCGGGACGGCGGCGCTGCTGGTCGCGGACTTCGAGCTGTTCCGGGCCTTCGGGCCGGCGCTGTCGCTCACCGTCGTGGTGGGGGTGGTCCTCTCCCTGACCCTCGTCCCCGCGCTGATCGCCGTCCTGGGGCCGCGGCTGTTCTTCCCCTCGGGCGTCGGCGGGAGCGGAGCCATCGACCGCCGGGCGGGGCGGGGCGCCCGGTGGATCGCCCGCGCCACCTCCTCCTCCCGCCGCGGCGCGCTGGTCGCCGTCCTCCTGGGCCTGGGCATCCTGGTGCCGGCCGCGCTGCCGGTGACCGATCTGCGGTTGGACCTGTCCTTCAGCTCCGGCCTGCCCGCCGGCGACCCGGTCCGGCAGGGGGCGGAGATCCTCGACGAGGCGGGGGTGCGCGGCGTGGTCGCGCCGACCGAGGTCCTGGTGGAAGGCCCCGGCGTCACCGAGCAGCGCGCCGCGCTGTCGGCGTTCCAGGGCCTGCTCAGCCGGCAGCCGGGCGTGGCACAGGTGCTCGGCGCGGAGCAGAACCCGCTGCCCGAGGAGTACGGGATCGTCTTCTCCGCCGACGGCGACGCCGCCCGGTTCGTCGTGATCCTGGACAGCGATCCGCTCGGGGCCACCGGCATCGCAGACCTGCGGCGGCTGGAGGACCGGATCCCGCAGCTGCTGGACGAGGCGGGGGTGGCGGGCGCGACGGTGGGCATCGCCGGTCAGACGGCGGTCGCCTCGGAGTTGGCGCTGATCACCCAGGACGAGCTCCGGCGCACGATGCTCGCGGTGCTGGTCGTGGAGTTCGTGATCCTGGCGCTCTACCTGCGCGCGCTGCTCGCCCCGTTGCTGCTGATCGTGACGAGCGCCCTGGGGGTGGCGGCCGCTCTCGGGGTGACGGTGCTGGTGTTCCAGGGATGGCTGGACGACCCCGGGTTGACCTTCTACGTGCCGTTCACCACGGCGGTGCTGCTGCTGGCGCTGGGGTCGGACTACAACGTGTTCGCCGTCGGCTCGATCTGGGAGGAGGCGGGCCGGCGCCCGTTGCGCGAGGCGATCGCCGTCGCGATGCCGGCCACGGCCCGCGCGATCAGCGCGGCGGGGATCATCCTCGCCACCACCTTCGCCATGGTGGCGATCATCCCGCTCGACAGCTTCCGCCAGGTCGCGTTCATCATGGCCCTGGGCCTGCTGATCGACACGTTCCTGATCCGACCGGTCCTGACCCCGGCCGTGCTCACGCTGCTCGGCCGCGCGGCGGGATGGCCCAGCCGGCGGATCCGGACGGCGGGGGTACCCATGGATGCCGCCAGGCAGGTGGCCCTGCTGGACAAGCGGGCGGCCGAGGCCGGCCGGGACCCGGTGGCCGCGGCCGCCGGCCCGTCGAAGGTCGGCACGTGA
- a CDS encoding DUF885 domain-containing protein, producing MTAVPAATPSSSTHPTTPRAIADRYVDAVCDLDPIVATSLGTRPGDDRLPDPGPAGLEAEAELARATLAELDRALAADPTLDDDPVERRCARLLRERLGAQLAGHEAGEGFRSLNNLFSPLHTIRQVFLLMPSATEADWSVLARRLARVPEAYRGYRQTLADGARRGLLVAPRQVHTVVAQLDEWLAGPFFGRFVAAGPEVLRAELDAAARAADGAVAEIRDFLRDEYGPRTEGTPDAVGRERYALAARRWTGSDLGAGPASGGGGLEEAYAWGWAEHQRILAEQRTEAEKVRPGATPLEAMRWLSLKGPAVEGVEAVRARLQAMMDEAIAELDGTHFDLAEPVTRVEAMIAPPGSAAAPYYTRPAQDFSRPGRTWLPALGRTRFPLWDLVSMWYHEGVPGHHLQLAQWAYVSADLSTYQTSLGSVGADVEGWALYAERLMDELGYFADPGERLGFLDAQQLRAVRVVIDIGMHLELPVPDDAEGILAAHRGRPWTPELARAFLGENSGADVAFLDSELVRYLGMPGQAISYKLGERAWREGRDAARRARGAAFDLKAWHMAALSQGSLGLDDLAAELARL from the coding sequence GTGACCGCCGTCCCGGCGGCGACCCCGTCGTCGTCCACCCACCCCACCACCCCGCGCGCGATCGCCGACCGCTACGTCGACGCGGTCTGCGACCTCGACCCGATCGTGGCCACCTCGCTCGGCACCCGTCCCGGCGACGACCGGCTGCCCGATCCCGGGCCGGCCGGGCTGGAGGCGGAGGCCGAGCTCGCCCGCGCCACGCTCGCCGAGCTGGACCGCGCGCTCGCCGCGGACCCGACGCTGGACGACGATCCGGTGGAGCGCCGCTGCGCCCGGCTGCTGCGTGAGCGCCTGGGTGCCCAGCTCGCCGGCCACGAGGCGGGGGAGGGGTTCCGGTCGCTGAACAACCTGTTCAGCCCGCTGCACACCATCCGCCAGGTGTTCCTGCTCATGCCGTCGGCCACCGAGGCGGACTGGTCCGTCCTCGCCCGCCGGCTGGCCCGTGTCCCGGAGGCCTACCGCGGCTACCGGCAGACCCTCGCCGACGGCGCGCGGCGCGGCCTGCTGGTGGCGCCGCGGCAGGTGCACACCGTCGTCGCCCAGCTGGACGAGTGGCTGGCCGGGCCGTTCTTCGGCCGGTTCGTGGCCGCCGGGCCGGAGGTCCTGCGCGCCGAGCTCGACGCCGCCGCGCGCGCCGCGGACGGCGCGGTGGCGGAGATCCGCGACTTCCTGCGCGACGAGTACGGCCCGCGCACCGAGGGGACCCCGGACGCCGTCGGCCGGGAGCGGTACGCCCTGGCCGCGCGTCGCTGGACCGGCTCCGACCTCGGTGCCGGCCCGGCGTCCGGAGGAGGGGGCCTGGAGGAGGCCTACGCCTGGGGTTGGGCCGAGCACCAACGGATCCTGGCCGAGCAGCGCACCGAGGCGGAGAAGGTGCGCCCGGGGGCGACCCCGCTGGAGGCGATGCGCTGGCTGTCGCTGAAGGGGCCGGCGGTCGAGGGCGTGGAGGCCGTCCGGGCCCGGCTGCAGGCGATGATGGACGAGGCGATCGCGGAGCTGGACGGCACGCACTTCGATCTGGCCGAGCCGGTCACGAGGGTCGAGGCGATGATCGCCCCGCCCGGTAGCGCCGCGGCCCCCTACTACACGCGGCCGGCCCAGGACTTCTCCCGGCCGGGCCGGACCTGGTTGCCCGCGCTGGGCCGCACCCGTTTCCCGCTCTGGGACCTGGTCTCGATGTGGTACCACGAGGGCGTCCCGGGGCACCACCTGCAGCTGGCCCAGTGGGCGTACGTCTCCGCGGACCTCTCGACGTACCAGACCTCGCTGGGTTCGGTCGGTGCGGACGTGGAGGGCTGGGCGCTCTACGCCGAGCGGCTGATGGACGAGCTGGGCTACTTCGCCGACCCGGGTGAGCGGCTGGGGTTCCTCGACGCCCAGCAGTTGCGCGCCGTGCGGGTCGTCATCGACATCGGCATGCACCTGGAGCTCCCGGTGCCCGACGACGCCGAGGGCATCCTCGCCGCGCACCGCGGCCGGCCGTGGACGCCGGAGCTGGCGCGGGCCTTCCTCGGGGAGAACTCCGGCGCCGACGTGGCGTTTCTGGACAGCGAGCTGGTGCGGTACCTCGGCATGCCGGGGCAGGCGATCAGCTACAAGCTGGGGGAGCGTGCCTGGCGGGAGGGACGAGACGCGGCCCGCCGGGCCCGGGGTGCCGCCTTCGACCTCAAGGCCTGGCACATGGCCGCCCTCTCCCAGGGGTCGCTCGGCCTGGACGACCTCGCGGCGGAGCTGGCCCGGCTCTGA
- a CDS encoding FABP family protein: protein MSGPTELPVPDTADVRTGPEVSEALLSVLPLLGEWHGEGQAAGAGGDHRFGQWIRFGHDGRGFLAYESRTWRLTDDGTIVGPDVRESGFWRPRGQDDVELLVASPDGLVEIYVGTARTTTSWELTSDVLARTPDAPEVSRAVRLYGIVEGALMYAIDRAAGDAPLRPTMSARLDRLR from the coding sequence ATGAGCGGCCCGACGGAGCTGCCGGTGCCCGACACCGCCGACGTCCGCACCGGTCCGGAGGTCTCCGAGGCGCTGCTGTCGGTGCTGCCGCTGCTCGGCGAGTGGCACGGTGAGGGACAGGCGGCGGGCGCAGGCGGTGACCACCGGTTCGGCCAGTGGATCCGGTTCGGCCACGACGGCCGCGGTTTCCTCGCCTACGAGTCCCGGACCTGGCGGCTGACCGACGACGGCACGATCGTCGGGCCGGACGTGCGCGAGTCCGGGTTCTGGCGTCCCCGCGGCCAGGACGACGTCGAGCTCCTGGTGGCCAGCCCGGACGGGCTCGTGGAGATCTACGTCGGCACCGCGCGCACCACCACCAGTTGGGAGCTCACCAGCGACGTGCTGGCCCGCACCCCCGACGCCCCGGAGGTGAGCCGCGCGGTGCGGCTGTACGGCATCGTCGAGGGGGCGCTGATGTACGCGATCGACCGGGCCGCCGGCGATGCGCCGCTGCGCCCCACGATGTCGGCCCGCCTGGACCGCCTCCGGTGA